One Streptomyces sp. R28 DNA window includes the following coding sequences:
- a CDS encoding sensor histidine kinase has protein sequence MALDAALAVGVLACMVAGSFVDPHGENGVSWGLRTPDALSLLLMTLGAAALVFRRRAPLPVLALTGSFSLVECVSGDPRAPVAMSAVIALYTVASTTDRTTTWRVGLLTMTALTASAMLAGPLPWYAQENLGIFAWTGIGATAGDAVRSRRAVVAAIRERAERAERTREEEARRRVAEERLRIARDLHDVVAHHIALVNVQAGVAAHVMDKRPDQAKEALAHVREASRSALNELRATVGLLRQSGDPEAPTEPAPGLARLDELAGTFRSAGLQVEVARTDQGTTLPAAVDLAAYRVIQEALTNVQKHAGSEAKAEVSVVRVGPNIEITVLDDGAGKDDTTEGGGHGLLGMRERVTALRGTLTTGPRYGGGFRVHAILPLKSRTRAAEDAV, from the coding sequence ATGGCGCTGGACGCCGCGTTGGCGGTGGGCGTACTGGCCTGCATGGTGGCCGGCTCGTTCGTGGACCCGCATGGCGAGAACGGGGTCAGCTGGGGCCTGCGCACCCCGGACGCGCTCAGCCTCCTGCTCATGACCCTCGGCGCCGCGGCCCTGGTCTTCCGCCGCCGCGCCCCCCTGCCGGTCCTCGCCCTCACCGGCAGCTTCTCCCTCGTCGAATGCGTCAGCGGCGACCCCCGCGCCCCGGTCGCGATGTCCGCGGTCATCGCCCTCTACACCGTCGCCTCGACCACCGACCGCACCACCACCTGGCGCGTAGGCCTGCTCACCATGACCGCCCTGACCGCATCCGCCATGCTCGCCGGCCCGCTGCCCTGGTACGCCCAGGAGAACCTCGGCATCTTCGCCTGGACCGGCATCGGTGCCACCGCCGGCGACGCGGTCCGCAGCCGCCGTGCCGTCGTGGCCGCCATCCGCGAGCGCGCCGAACGGGCGGAGCGCACCCGCGAGGAGGAGGCCCGGCGCCGCGTCGCCGAGGAGCGCCTCCGTATCGCCCGGGACCTGCACGACGTCGTCGCCCACCACATCGCCCTCGTCAACGTCCAGGCCGGCGTCGCCGCCCACGTCATGGACAAGCGGCCCGACCAGGCCAAGGAGGCCCTCGCCCACGTACGCGAGGCCAGCCGCTCCGCGCTCAACGAACTCCGTGCGACGGTCGGCCTGCTCCGCCAGTCCGGCGACCCCGAGGCCCCCACCGAACCCGCTCCCGGCCTCGCCCGCCTCGACGAACTCGCGGGCACCTTCCGCAGCGCGGGCCTCCAGGTGGAGGTCGCCCGCACCGACCAGGGCACCACGCTCCCCGCCGCCGTCGACCTGGCCGCCTACCGCGTCATCCAGGAGGCCCTCACCAACGTGCAGAAGCACGCGGGCTCGGAGGCGAAAGCCGAGGTCAGCGTCGTCCGCGTGGGGCCGAACATCGAGATCACCGTCCTCGACGACGGCGCCGGCAAGGACGACACGACCGAGGGCGGCGGCCACGGCCTGCTCGGCATGCGCGAGCGCGTCACCGCCCTGCGCGGCACCCTCACCACCGGCCCCCGCTACGGGGGCGGTTTCCGCGTCCATGCGATCCTGCCGCTCAAGAGCCGCACCCGCGCCGCGGAAGACGCCGTATGA
- a CDS encoding response regulator, with protein sequence MTIRVLLADDQALLRSAFRVLVDSEPDMEVVGEASDGAEAVRLAKEERADIVLMDIRMPGTDGLAATRMISADPSLAHVRVVILTTFEVDDYVVQSLRAGASGFLGKGSEPDELLSAIRVAAGGEALLSPAATKGLIARFLAQGDGADDDRDPARAERLDALTVREREVLVQVAGGQSNDEIAERLEVSPLTVKTHVNRAMSKLGARDRAQLVVIAYESGLVRPRVE encoded by the coding sequence ATGACCATCCGCGTCCTGCTCGCCGACGACCAGGCCCTCCTCCGCAGCGCCTTCCGGGTGCTGGTCGACTCCGAGCCCGACATGGAGGTCGTCGGGGAGGCGTCCGACGGGGCGGAGGCGGTGCGGCTGGCCAAGGAGGAGCGGGCGGACATCGTACTGATGGACATCCGGATGCCCGGCACCGACGGCCTCGCCGCCACCCGCATGATCAGCGCCGACCCGTCCCTCGCCCATGTCCGCGTCGTCATCCTCACCACCTTCGAGGTCGACGACTACGTCGTGCAGTCGCTGCGCGCCGGTGCCTCCGGCTTCCTCGGCAAGGGCTCCGAACCCGACGAACTGCTCAGCGCCATCCGCGTCGCGGCCGGCGGCGAGGCCCTGCTGTCCCCGGCCGCCACCAAAGGGCTGATCGCCCGCTTCCTCGCCCAGGGCGACGGAGCGGACGACGACCGCGACCCCGCCCGCGCCGAGCGGCTCGACGCGCTCACCGTCCGGGAGCGCGAGGTCCTGGTCCAGGTCGCCGGCGGGCAGTCCAACGACGAGATCGCCGAGCGCCTCGAGGTCAGCCCGCTGACCGTGAAGACGCACGTCAACCGGGCCATGTCCAAGCTCGGCGCCCGCGACCGGGCCCAGCTCGTGGTGATCGCGTACGAGTCCGGGCTGGTACGTCCAAGGGTGGAGTGA
- a CDS encoding PspA/IM30 family protein gives MGMIFRAKANKALDRAEDPRETLDYSYQKQLELLQKVRRGVADVATSRKRLELQLNQLQQQSTKLEDQGRKALALGREDLAREALSRRAALQQQVTDLETQHATLQGEEEKLTLAAQRLQAKVDAFRTKKETIKATYTAAQAQTRIGEAFSGISEEMGDVGLAIQRAEDKTAQLQARAGAIDELLASGALDDQSGMHKDDLQAELDRLSGGTDVELELQRMKAELAGGSSGGQQAIEGGNGQSQSQQQPQDTPRFDKQ, from the coding sequence ATGGGGATGATCTTCCGCGCGAAGGCGAACAAGGCCCTTGACCGGGCCGAGGACCCGCGCGAGACCCTCGATTACTCGTACCAGAAGCAGCTGGAGCTGCTCCAGAAGGTCCGCCGCGGCGTCGCGGACGTCGCCACGTCGCGCAAGCGCCTGGAACTCCAGCTCAACCAACTCCAGCAGCAGTCGACCAAGCTGGAGGACCAGGGCCGCAAGGCACTCGCGCTCGGCCGTGAGGACCTGGCCCGCGAGGCGCTCTCGCGCCGTGCCGCCCTCCAGCAGCAGGTGACGGACCTGGAGACACAGCACGCGACCCTGCAGGGCGAGGAGGAGAAGCTCACCCTCGCGGCCCAGCGCCTGCAGGCGAAGGTCGACGCCTTCCGTACGAAGAAGGAGACGATCAAGGCCACCTACACCGCGGCCCAGGCCCAGACCCGGATCGGCGAGGCGTTCTCCGGCATCTCGGAGGAGATGGGCGACGTCGGCCTGGCGATCCAGCGGGCGGAGGACAAGACGGCCCAGCTCCAGGCGCGGGCCGGGGCGATCGACGAACTCCTCGCCTCCGGCGCCCTGGACGACCAGTCCGGGATGCACAAGGACGACCTCCAGGCCGAGCTGGACCGGCTCTCCGGTGGTACGGATGTAGAGCTGGAACTGCAGCGCATGAAGGCGGAGCTGGCGGGAGGTTCGTCGGGCGGCCAGCAGGCCATCGAGGGCGGCAACGGCCAGTCGCAGTCCCAGCAGCAGCCGCAGGACACCCCGCGCTTCGACAAGCAGTAG